In a single window of the Haliaeetus albicilla chromosome 25, bHalAlb1.1, whole genome shotgun sequence genome:
- the CCDC138 gene encoding coiled-coil domain-containing protein 138 isoform X1 yields MAGPGLSRSPRRLQRRYLRGPAGDCLSGVLHTKYKSRNFLAYKGDMDSSLENTTISLSKFSLESEFAESGKENIIRSSSDFLQSFEDWDCFGDEQDFFCDSSGLEIEEKSMNCSETDAVQNPAIYVETGSNLPTHLAANMQENRDQNITGGLVRKIVSGTDAQACNSQGLIPPHISQIYDELFLIHQKLQKESSAQQEYALQLQKREHLLTEREALLFRHEAALAKIRGVEEEVHTKFGIIKEQHEAEVKQLTEALREITKENRRLKSSFDTLKEMNDSLRKQLSDVTELNKKLEGQARKVQARLENLQRKHEFLMVRKSKDICQVVQQSKPVKQEKVMVTSKIAKLPLNAQVYELLTLLMDWISDQHLSKIKIQEEREDTHKFMATQTSKKSCTQERCMKLLPIATEQLQWMPFVNPKLHMPVIKFIYWSIRQLDTGIQHATMTSTMRRLGEDIFKGIVSKGNPHSSSEQSTERKSKSAAFFKSSCMPLRFLSTLIVLKTVTQVDYLAQAFDSLRVDLKTDEGKALFLEYQCVPVILSHFKVSSRGLLSSALDGLLQMTTESGSLQPFLEACSNESFFRACSILLRSSKLDVQILEKLCVILQKLSRIKSNKKMFELFTLHQMIQELHRTTNPDHAFLCINLNSILLNLGLSRSTSLTSSLSTSQ; encoded by the exons ATGGCGGGCCCCGGCCTCAGCCGTTCCCCTCGGCGTCTGCAGCGGCGCTACCTGCGAGGGCCGGCGGGG GATTGCCTTTCAGGAGTATTACACACCAAATATAAGAGCAGAAACTTCCTAGCATACAAAG GTGACATGGACAGCTCACTGGAAAATACCACTATTTCTTTATCCAAATTTTCTTTAGAGTCAGAATTTGCTGAAAGTGGAAAAGAGAACATCATCAGATCTTCTAGTGATTTCCTGCAAAGTTTTGAAGACTGGGATTG ttttggtgatgagcaagattttttttgtgattcAAGTGGTctagaaatagaagaaaagtcCATGAATTGCTCTGAAACTGATGCAGTTCAAAATCCAGCTATATATGTGGAAACAG gCAGCAACTTACCAACCCATTTGGCTGCAAATATGCAAGAAAATAGAGACCAAAATATTACCGGTGGTTTGGTAAGGAAAATTGTGAGTGGAACTGATGCTCAAGCATGCAATAGTCAAGGCTTAATACCACCTCACATCAGTCAAATATATGATGAATTATTTCTTATACATCAGAAGCTCCAG AAAGAAAGTTCAGCACAGCAGGAGTATGCTCTGCAACTGCAGAAACGAGAGCATTTGCTAACAGAGCGAGAAGCATTGCTTTTTAGACATGAAGCAGCTTTGGCTAAAATAAGAGGTGTTGAGGAAGAAGTTCACACAAAATTTGGAATTATAAAAGAG CAACACGAGGCAGAAGTTAAACAGCTGACAGAAGCCTTGAGAGAAATAACTAAAGAAAATAGGAGGCTGAAGTCATCATTTGACACCTTGAAGGAAATGAATGACTCTTTAAGAAAACAG TTAAGTGATGTAACCGAGCTGAACAAGAAGTTGGAAGGTCAAGCAAGAAAAGTACAAGCTCGTTTAGAGAATCTACAA AGGAAGCACGAATTTTTAATGGTACGGAAGTCTAAGGACATATGTCAAGTGGTGCAACAAAGTAAACCTGTCAAGCAGGAAAAAGTGATGGTAACATCAAAAATTGCTAAG CTACCATTGAATGCACAAGTTTATGAGCTCTTAACTCTTCTTATGGATTGGATCTCAGACCAACaccttagcaaaataaaaatacaagaagaaagagaagacactCATAAATTTATGGCTACCCAGACCTCAAAAAAATCCTGCACCCAGGAAAGGTGTATGAAG cttttgcCTATAGCTACTGAGCAACTCCAGTGGATGCCATTTGTGAATCCTAAACTACACATGCCTGTGATTAAATTTATTTACTGGTCTATAAGACAGCTAGACACTGGTATTCAG CATGCAACAATGACATCAACAATGAGGAGACTTGGTGAAGATATTTTCAAAGGCATAGTAAGTAAGGGAAACCCACATAGTTCTTCCGAACAGTCTACAGAGAGAAAATCAAAATCGGCAGCTTTCTTTAAGAGTTCCTGTATGCCTTTGAGGTTTCTGTCAACTTTAATTGTGCTTAAAACAGTGACACAAG TGGATTACCTGGCTCAGGCATTTGATTCCCTTCGCGTAGACTTGAAGACGGATGAAGGGAAGGCCTTATTTTTGGAATACCAATGTGTGCCTGTCATATTAAGTCACTTCAAAGTATCCAGTAGAGGTCTGCTTTCCAGTGCTCTTGATGGATTACTTCAGATGACCACAGAATCTG gtTCCTTACAGCCTTTCCTGGAAGCCTGCAGTAATGAATCCTTCTTCCGTGCTTGTTCTATATTGCTTCGAAGTTCTAAGCTAGATGTTCAGATATTGGAGAAGCTCTGTGTTATACtgcaaaaactctccagaatAAA
- the CCDC138 gene encoding coiled-coil domain-containing protein 138 isoform X4, translating to MDSSLENTTISLSKFSLESEFAESGKENIIRSSSDFLQSFEDWDCFGDEQDFFCDSSGLEIEEKSMNCSETDAVQNPAIYVETGSNLPTHLAANMQENRDQNITGGLVRKIVSGTDAQACNSQGLIPPHISQIYDELFLIHQKLQKESSAQQEYALQLQKREHLLTEREALLFRHEAALAKIRGVEEEVHTKFGIIKEQHEAEVKQLTEALREITKENRRLKSSFDTLKEMNDSLRKQLSDVTELNKKLEGQARKVQARLENLQRKHEFLMVRKSKDICQVVQQSKPVKQEKVMVTSKIAKLPLNAQVYELLTLLMDWISDQHLSKIKIQEEREDTHKFMATQTSKKSCTQERCMKLLPIATEQLQWMPFVNPKLHMPVIKFIYWSIRQLDTGIQHATMTSTMRRLGEDIFKGIVSKGNPHSSSEQSTERKSKSAAFFKSSCMPLRFLSTLIVLKTVTQVDYLAQAFDSLRVDLKTDEGKALFLEYQCVPVILSHFKVSSRGLLSSALDGLLQMTTESGSLQPFLEACSNESFFRACSILLRSSKLDVQILEKLCVILQKLSRIKSNKKMFELFTLHQMIQELHRTTNPDHAFLCINLNSILLNLGLSRSTSLTSSLSTSQ from the exons ATGGACAGCTCACTGGAAAATACCACTATTTCTTTATCCAAATTTTCTTTAGAGTCAGAATTTGCTGAAAGTGGAAAAGAGAACATCATCAGATCTTCTAGTGATTTCCTGCAAAGTTTTGAAGACTGGGATTG ttttggtgatgagcaagattttttttgtgattcAAGTGGTctagaaatagaagaaaagtcCATGAATTGCTCTGAAACTGATGCAGTTCAAAATCCAGCTATATATGTGGAAACAG gCAGCAACTTACCAACCCATTTGGCTGCAAATATGCAAGAAAATAGAGACCAAAATATTACCGGTGGTTTGGTAAGGAAAATTGTGAGTGGAACTGATGCTCAAGCATGCAATAGTCAAGGCTTAATACCACCTCACATCAGTCAAATATATGATGAATTATTTCTTATACATCAGAAGCTCCAG AAAGAAAGTTCAGCACAGCAGGAGTATGCTCTGCAACTGCAGAAACGAGAGCATTTGCTAACAGAGCGAGAAGCATTGCTTTTTAGACATGAAGCAGCTTTGGCTAAAATAAGAGGTGTTGAGGAAGAAGTTCACACAAAATTTGGAATTATAAAAGAG CAACACGAGGCAGAAGTTAAACAGCTGACAGAAGCCTTGAGAGAAATAACTAAAGAAAATAGGAGGCTGAAGTCATCATTTGACACCTTGAAGGAAATGAATGACTCTTTAAGAAAACAG TTAAGTGATGTAACCGAGCTGAACAAGAAGTTGGAAGGTCAAGCAAGAAAAGTACAAGCTCGTTTAGAGAATCTACAA AGGAAGCACGAATTTTTAATGGTACGGAAGTCTAAGGACATATGTCAAGTGGTGCAACAAAGTAAACCTGTCAAGCAGGAAAAAGTGATGGTAACATCAAAAATTGCTAAG CTACCATTGAATGCACAAGTTTATGAGCTCTTAACTCTTCTTATGGATTGGATCTCAGACCAACaccttagcaaaataaaaatacaagaagaaagagaagacactCATAAATTTATGGCTACCCAGACCTCAAAAAAATCCTGCACCCAGGAAAGGTGTATGAAG cttttgcCTATAGCTACTGAGCAACTCCAGTGGATGCCATTTGTGAATCCTAAACTACACATGCCTGTGATTAAATTTATTTACTGGTCTATAAGACAGCTAGACACTGGTATTCAG CATGCAACAATGACATCAACAATGAGGAGACTTGGTGAAGATATTTTCAAAGGCATAGTAAGTAAGGGAAACCCACATAGTTCTTCCGAACAGTCTACAGAGAGAAAATCAAAATCGGCAGCTTTCTTTAAGAGTTCCTGTATGCCTTTGAGGTTTCTGTCAACTTTAATTGTGCTTAAAACAGTGACACAAG TGGATTACCTGGCTCAGGCATTTGATTCCCTTCGCGTAGACTTGAAGACGGATGAAGGGAAGGCCTTATTTTTGGAATACCAATGTGTGCCTGTCATATTAAGTCACTTCAAAGTATCCAGTAGAGGTCTGCTTTCCAGTGCTCTTGATGGATTACTTCAGATGACCACAGAATCTG gtTCCTTACAGCCTTTCCTGGAAGCCTGCAGTAATGAATCCTTCTTCCGTGCTTGTTCTATATTGCTTCGAAGTTCTAAGCTAGATGTTCAGATATTGGAGAAGCTCTGTGTTATACtgcaaaaactctccagaatAAA
- the CCDC138 gene encoding coiled-coil domain-containing protein 138 isoform X2: protein MAGPGLSRSPRRLQRRYLRGPAGDCLSGVLHTKYKSRNFLAYKGDMDSSLENTTISLSKFSLESEFAESGKENIIRSSSDFLQSFEDWDCGLEIEEKSMNCSETDAVQNPAIYVETGSNLPTHLAANMQENRDQNITGGLVRKIVSGTDAQACNSQGLIPPHISQIYDELFLIHQKLQKESSAQQEYALQLQKREHLLTEREALLFRHEAALAKIRGVEEEVHTKFGIIKEQHEAEVKQLTEALREITKENRRLKSSFDTLKEMNDSLRKQLSDVTELNKKLEGQARKVQARLENLQRKHEFLMVRKSKDICQVVQQSKPVKQEKVMVTSKIAKLPLNAQVYELLTLLMDWISDQHLSKIKIQEEREDTHKFMATQTSKKSCTQERCMKLLPIATEQLQWMPFVNPKLHMPVIKFIYWSIRQLDTGIQHATMTSTMRRLGEDIFKGIVSKGNPHSSSEQSTERKSKSAAFFKSSCMPLRFLSTLIVLKTVTQVDYLAQAFDSLRVDLKTDEGKALFLEYQCVPVILSHFKVSSRGLLSSALDGLLQMTTESGSLQPFLEACSNESFFRACSILLRSSKLDVQILEKLCVILQKLSRIKSNKKMFELFTLHQMIQELHRTTNPDHAFLCINLNSILLNLGLSRSTSLTSSLSTSQ, encoded by the exons ATGGCGGGCCCCGGCCTCAGCCGTTCCCCTCGGCGTCTGCAGCGGCGCTACCTGCGAGGGCCGGCGGGG GATTGCCTTTCAGGAGTATTACACACCAAATATAAGAGCAGAAACTTCCTAGCATACAAAG GTGACATGGACAGCTCACTGGAAAATACCACTATTTCTTTATCCAAATTTTCTTTAGAGTCAGAATTTGCTGAAAGTGGAAAAGAGAACATCATCAGATCTTCTAGTGATTTCCTGCAAAGTTTTGAAGACTGGGATTG TGGTctagaaatagaagaaaagtcCATGAATTGCTCTGAAACTGATGCAGTTCAAAATCCAGCTATATATGTGGAAACAG gCAGCAACTTACCAACCCATTTGGCTGCAAATATGCAAGAAAATAGAGACCAAAATATTACCGGTGGTTTGGTAAGGAAAATTGTGAGTGGAACTGATGCTCAAGCATGCAATAGTCAAGGCTTAATACCACCTCACATCAGTCAAATATATGATGAATTATTTCTTATACATCAGAAGCTCCAG AAAGAAAGTTCAGCACAGCAGGAGTATGCTCTGCAACTGCAGAAACGAGAGCATTTGCTAACAGAGCGAGAAGCATTGCTTTTTAGACATGAAGCAGCTTTGGCTAAAATAAGAGGTGTTGAGGAAGAAGTTCACACAAAATTTGGAATTATAAAAGAG CAACACGAGGCAGAAGTTAAACAGCTGACAGAAGCCTTGAGAGAAATAACTAAAGAAAATAGGAGGCTGAAGTCATCATTTGACACCTTGAAGGAAATGAATGACTCTTTAAGAAAACAG TTAAGTGATGTAACCGAGCTGAACAAGAAGTTGGAAGGTCAAGCAAGAAAAGTACAAGCTCGTTTAGAGAATCTACAA AGGAAGCACGAATTTTTAATGGTACGGAAGTCTAAGGACATATGTCAAGTGGTGCAACAAAGTAAACCTGTCAAGCAGGAAAAAGTGATGGTAACATCAAAAATTGCTAAG CTACCATTGAATGCACAAGTTTATGAGCTCTTAACTCTTCTTATGGATTGGATCTCAGACCAACaccttagcaaaataaaaatacaagaagaaagagaagacactCATAAATTTATGGCTACCCAGACCTCAAAAAAATCCTGCACCCAGGAAAGGTGTATGAAG cttttgcCTATAGCTACTGAGCAACTCCAGTGGATGCCATTTGTGAATCCTAAACTACACATGCCTGTGATTAAATTTATTTACTGGTCTATAAGACAGCTAGACACTGGTATTCAG CATGCAACAATGACATCAACAATGAGGAGACTTGGTGAAGATATTTTCAAAGGCATAGTAAGTAAGGGAAACCCACATAGTTCTTCCGAACAGTCTACAGAGAGAAAATCAAAATCGGCAGCTTTCTTTAAGAGTTCCTGTATGCCTTTGAGGTTTCTGTCAACTTTAATTGTGCTTAAAACAGTGACACAAG TGGATTACCTGGCTCAGGCATTTGATTCCCTTCGCGTAGACTTGAAGACGGATGAAGGGAAGGCCTTATTTTTGGAATACCAATGTGTGCCTGTCATATTAAGTCACTTCAAAGTATCCAGTAGAGGTCTGCTTTCCAGTGCTCTTGATGGATTACTTCAGATGACCACAGAATCTG gtTCCTTACAGCCTTTCCTGGAAGCCTGCAGTAATGAATCCTTCTTCCGTGCTTGTTCTATATTGCTTCGAAGTTCTAAGCTAGATGTTCAGATATTGGAGAAGCTCTGTGTTATACtgcaaaaactctccagaatAAA
- the CCDC138 gene encoding coiled-coil domain-containing protein 138 isoform X3 has product MAGPGLSRSPRRLQRRYLRGPAGDCLSGVLHTKYKSRNFLAYKESEFAESGKENIIRSSSDFLQSFEDWDCFGDEQDFFCDSSGLEIEEKSMNCSETDAVQNPAIYVETGSNLPTHLAANMQENRDQNITGGLVRKIVSGTDAQACNSQGLIPPHISQIYDELFLIHQKLQKESSAQQEYALQLQKREHLLTEREALLFRHEAALAKIRGVEEEVHTKFGIIKEQHEAEVKQLTEALREITKENRRLKSSFDTLKEMNDSLRKQLSDVTELNKKLEGQARKVQARLENLQRKHEFLMVRKSKDICQVVQQSKPVKQEKVMVTSKIAKLPLNAQVYELLTLLMDWISDQHLSKIKIQEEREDTHKFMATQTSKKSCTQERCMKLLPIATEQLQWMPFVNPKLHMPVIKFIYWSIRQLDTGIQHATMTSTMRRLGEDIFKGIVSKGNPHSSSEQSTERKSKSAAFFKSSCMPLRFLSTLIVLKTVTQVDYLAQAFDSLRVDLKTDEGKALFLEYQCVPVILSHFKVSSRGLLSSALDGLLQMTTESGSLQPFLEACSNESFFRACSILLRSSKLDVQILEKLCVILQKLSRIKSNKKMFELFTLHQMIQELHRTTNPDHAFLCINLNSILLNLGLSRSTSLTSSLSTSQ; this is encoded by the exons ATGGCGGGCCCCGGCCTCAGCCGTTCCCCTCGGCGTCTGCAGCGGCGCTACCTGCGAGGGCCGGCGGGG GATTGCCTTTCAGGAGTATTACACACCAAATATAAGAGCAGAAACTTCCTAGCATACAAAG AGTCAGAATTTGCTGAAAGTGGAAAAGAGAACATCATCAGATCTTCTAGTGATTTCCTGCAAAGTTTTGAAGACTGGGATTG ttttggtgatgagcaagattttttttgtgattcAAGTGGTctagaaatagaagaaaagtcCATGAATTGCTCTGAAACTGATGCAGTTCAAAATCCAGCTATATATGTGGAAACAG gCAGCAACTTACCAACCCATTTGGCTGCAAATATGCAAGAAAATAGAGACCAAAATATTACCGGTGGTTTGGTAAGGAAAATTGTGAGTGGAACTGATGCTCAAGCATGCAATAGTCAAGGCTTAATACCACCTCACATCAGTCAAATATATGATGAATTATTTCTTATACATCAGAAGCTCCAG AAAGAAAGTTCAGCACAGCAGGAGTATGCTCTGCAACTGCAGAAACGAGAGCATTTGCTAACAGAGCGAGAAGCATTGCTTTTTAGACATGAAGCAGCTTTGGCTAAAATAAGAGGTGTTGAGGAAGAAGTTCACACAAAATTTGGAATTATAAAAGAG CAACACGAGGCAGAAGTTAAACAGCTGACAGAAGCCTTGAGAGAAATAACTAAAGAAAATAGGAGGCTGAAGTCATCATTTGACACCTTGAAGGAAATGAATGACTCTTTAAGAAAACAG TTAAGTGATGTAACCGAGCTGAACAAGAAGTTGGAAGGTCAAGCAAGAAAAGTACAAGCTCGTTTAGAGAATCTACAA AGGAAGCACGAATTTTTAATGGTACGGAAGTCTAAGGACATATGTCAAGTGGTGCAACAAAGTAAACCTGTCAAGCAGGAAAAAGTGATGGTAACATCAAAAATTGCTAAG CTACCATTGAATGCACAAGTTTATGAGCTCTTAACTCTTCTTATGGATTGGATCTCAGACCAACaccttagcaaaataaaaatacaagaagaaagagaagacactCATAAATTTATGGCTACCCAGACCTCAAAAAAATCCTGCACCCAGGAAAGGTGTATGAAG cttttgcCTATAGCTACTGAGCAACTCCAGTGGATGCCATTTGTGAATCCTAAACTACACATGCCTGTGATTAAATTTATTTACTGGTCTATAAGACAGCTAGACACTGGTATTCAG CATGCAACAATGACATCAACAATGAGGAGACTTGGTGAAGATATTTTCAAAGGCATAGTAAGTAAGGGAAACCCACATAGTTCTTCCGAACAGTCTACAGAGAGAAAATCAAAATCGGCAGCTTTCTTTAAGAGTTCCTGTATGCCTTTGAGGTTTCTGTCAACTTTAATTGTGCTTAAAACAGTGACACAAG TGGATTACCTGGCTCAGGCATTTGATTCCCTTCGCGTAGACTTGAAGACGGATGAAGGGAAGGCCTTATTTTTGGAATACCAATGTGTGCCTGTCATATTAAGTCACTTCAAAGTATCCAGTAGAGGTCTGCTTTCCAGTGCTCTTGATGGATTACTTCAGATGACCACAGAATCTG gtTCCTTACAGCCTTTCCTGGAAGCCTGCAGTAATGAATCCTTCTTCCGTGCTTGTTCTATATTGCTTCGAAGTTCTAAGCTAGATGTTCAGATATTGGAGAAGCTCTGTGTTATACtgcaaaaactctccagaatAAA